One genomic segment of uncultured Desulfobacter sp. includes these proteins:
- a CDS encoding DDE-type integrase/transposase/recombinase, translating to MRKWLYRYQKLGLPGLEDKQRSDKGLHKIPESLSDKMIALRLEHPRWTTARLIKELARAGVWNGRKPSRSALYRFAKTHNLQRDPHLNPELGARPYAFDHFGQLWMADFLHGPKLYHGKKKKKTYLHVILDDCCRYIVHGGFYLTESVNPLVFDLMGSVKRFGIPQRFYVDNGAAYSSRHLKIICARNGIDLVHTPPYRPQGRGKVERLFRTVRDQFLCDKYKTVQQINQAFKVWLSNYHQSIHSSLGCSPKQKRLQTRSCCRTLPPTADIESLFRMERRCRVYKDSTIRFRKNQYEIPGSLPGSRVIIYYMPWDIEDVYYGEEMKKARIVDLSENARRFDAPGGRTK from the coding sequence TTGAGGAAATGGCTGTATCGTTACCAGAAACTGGGATTGCCGGGCCTTGAGGACAAGCAAAGATCCGACAAAGGGCTGCATAAAATCCCAGAATCCCTGTCTGATAAAATGATAGCTCTTCGCTTGGAGCACCCACGCTGGACCACCGCCAGACTTATTAAAGAACTTGCCAGGGCCGGCGTATGGAATGGCAGAAAACCCAGCCGGTCAGCCCTTTATAGATTCGCCAAGACCCATAATCTGCAAAGAGATCCTCACCTGAACCCTGAACTGGGTGCCAGACCTTATGCGTTTGACCATTTCGGACAACTATGGATGGCAGACTTTCTCCATGGCCCCAAATTGTACCATGGCAAAAAAAAGAAAAAGACATACCTGCATGTAATCCTGGATGACTGTTGCCGGTATATCGTTCATGGCGGATTTTATTTGACCGAATCGGTCAATCCTTTAGTCTTTGATCTTATGGGCAGCGTAAAACGATTTGGTATCCCCCAGCGCTTTTACGTCGATAATGGTGCGGCCTATTCCAGCCGTCATCTCAAAATTATATGTGCCAGAAACGGTATTGATTTGGTGCATACGCCGCCATACAGGCCTCAGGGCAGAGGCAAGGTTGAGCGTTTATTCAGAACCGTAAGGGACCAGTTTCTCTGCGATAAATACAAAACCGTCCAGCAGATCAACCAGGCCTTTAAAGTTTGGCTGAGCAATTATCATCAGAGCATACATTCCTCTTTGGGGTGCTCTCCTAAACAAAAACGGCTTCAGACACGCAGTTGTTGCCGGACCCTTCCTCCGACAGCCGACATTGAGTCTTTGTTTAGGATGGAACGACGGTGCAGGGTATATAAAGACTCAACCATTCGGTTCAGAAAAAATCAGTATGAAATTCCCGGATCCCTGCCGGGTTCCAGGGTCATCATTTATTATATGCCTTGGGATATAGAAGACGTCTATTATGGAGAAGAAATGAAAAAAGCACGTATCGTTGATCTTAGTGAAAATGCCAGAAGATTTGATGCTCCCGGCGGGAGGACGAAATGA
- a CDS encoding diguanylate cyclase: MKNDSIWGIIRLCIAINQKAIQIYTKLSQAEDIKALKAFWVQMAEEEKIHAAFWSKVELKAKDVIFPSVFDTPSDIQKELSAILDKIEVLSSRWEEKKSMENALILAYRLEYYMLHPTFEVLFKALKQLGGEIDPSDTHDRHIRKFIDMFIRYGHITPELELLGETLQSLWRRNQALVDIAMTDGLTGLFNRRGFLIVAQELFSLAERRREHIAVFMIDIDYFKKINDRYGHPRGDTVLKGLAKSLKGSVRKSDVLCRYGGEEFVILFPDIHTSTVPLMAEKIRKEVEKSRLDGIFVTISIGVTQGLVKNSSDNSFFSWIARADKHLYKAKANGRNCVVHDCCKGSPYVEQTQPGKSHPGKIAQPVCRNTSQVR, from the coding sequence ATGAAAAATGACAGTATCTGGGGGATCATTCGTCTGTGTATTGCCATTAATCAAAAGGCAATACAGATATATACCAAGCTTTCCCAGGCAGAAGATATAAAGGCGCTCAAGGCGTTCTGGGTCCAGATGGCTGAAGAAGAAAAAATCCATGCCGCTTTCTGGAGCAAGGTTGAGCTGAAGGCTAAAGACGTCATTTTTCCTTCCGTTTTTGATACGCCATCGGACATCCAAAAAGAATTGTCTGCCATATTGGATAAAATTGAGGTTCTCTCAAGCCGCTGGGAAGAAAAAAAATCAATGGAAAACGCACTTATCCTGGCCTATCGGCTGGAATATTACATGCTGCATCCGACTTTTGAGGTGCTTTTTAAGGCCTTAAAGCAGCTGGGTGGAGAGATTGATCCCTCAGACACACATGACCGCCATATCAGGAAATTTATTGATATGTTCATCCGATATGGACATATAACACCCGAGTTGGAACTTTTGGGAGAAACGCTGCAAAGCCTTTGGAGGAGAAATCAGGCCTTGGTTGACATCGCTATGACTGACGGGTTGACTGGTCTGTTTAACCGGCGGGGGTTTTTAATTGTTGCGCAGGAATTGTTTTCCCTGGCCGAGCGGAGAAGAGAACATATAGCCGTCTTCATGATTGATATTGACTATTTTAAAAAGATTAACGACAGATATGGCCATCCAAGGGGTGACACTGTACTCAAGGGCCTTGCGAAATCTTTGAAGGGAAGTGTCCGGAAATCAGATGTGCTGTGCCGGTATGGCGGGGAAGAATTTGTCATCCTGTTTCCCGACATCCACACCTCTACTGTGCCGCTAATGGCTGAAAAAATCCGGAAAGAGGTGGAAAAATCCAGACTGGACGGCATTTTTGTGACCATCAGTATCGGAGTTACCCAGGGGCTGGTTAAAAACAGTTCCGATAACAGTTTTTTTTCCTGGATCGCGAGAGCAGATAAACACTTATACAAGGCCAAGGCCAACGGCAGAAATTGCGTTGTGCATGATTGCTGTAAAGGATCTCCCTATGTCGAACAAACCCAACCCGGTAAAAGCCATCCAGGAAAAATTGCGCAGCCTGTTTGCCGGAACACAAGCCAAGTCAGATAA
- a CDS encoding IS110 family transposase, whose translation MVITIQIFNRQTKMKGIVMTKRAKNSTLIQIVHPICCGLDIHKDKISACLITVDDNGKEQHEIREFSSFTQDLKKMKTWLIENSCPVVAMESTGVYWHPVYNTIEDTMEVVLVNARHIKNVPGRKTDICDSKWLAGLLRHGLVRGSFIPPEHVREWRELSRLRKIYTESLADYKRRVHKLFIMANIKIDSVVSDLFGLTGLNLIDLLCKNDEVTLEKVQECTKGSLKKKIPELYLSLHGYFKDHHRFQLIGMMEAIEMFQRQIEQINARLEILTRDHENLLERLDEVPGIDKKSAQSILGEVGGTLDDFKNMVAFVAWAGLCPGNNESAGKRKSGRNAVRNHPFKTILVQVAWAAIKTKGSYYKAKYYKLKSRRGAKKAIVAIAHRIAKAIYNIIKNGDRYKDLGEEYLSKPNKQRMLKNLAKKADELGMKLVPCEG comes from the coding sequence ATGGTCATAACTATCCAAATTTTTAATCGCCAAACTAAAATGAAAGGGATAGTCATGACCAAGAGAGCAAAGAATAGCACATTAATCCAAATCGTTCACCCAATTTGTTGTGGTTTGGATATCCATAAAGACAAAATTTCGGCCTGTTTAATCACTGTTGATGATAATGGGAAAGAACAACATGAGATCCGGGAATTTTCATCATTTACTCAAGATTTGAAAAAAATGAAAACATGGTTGATTGAAAATAGTTGCCCTGTAGTGGCAATGGAAAGTACCGGGGTATATTGGCATCCGGTTTATAACACCATAGAAGATACGATGGAGGTTGTTTTGGTGAATGCCCGGCATATTAAAAATGTTCCCGGCAGAAAAACAGACATCTGTGACAGTAAATGGCTTGCCGGACTGCTTCGTCATGGGTTGGTAAGGGGTAGTTTTATTCCCCCCGAACATGTCCGTGAATGGCGCGAATTAAGCCGATTGAGAAAGATATATACAGAATCTCTCGCTGATTATAAGCGACGGGTTCATAAATTATTTATCATGGCAAATATTAAAATTGATTCGGTCGTTTCTGATTTGTTCGGGCTTACCGGTTTGAATCTCATTGATTTGTTATGCAAAAACGATGAAGTGACTTTGGAAAAAGTTCAGGAATGCACAAAAGGCAGTCTTAAAAAGAAAATCCCTGAATTGTATCTAAGCCTCCATGGATATTTTAAAGATCATCATCGATTCCAACTAATTGGCATGATGGAGGCCATCGAGATGTTTCAAAGACAAATTGAACAGATTAATGCCAGATTGGAAATACTTACCCGTGATCATGAAAATTTACTGGAAAGATTAGATGAAGTTCCCGGGATCGATAAGAAGTCAGCACAATCCATTCTTGGAGAAGTCGGGGGCACATTGGATGATTTTAAAAACATGGTCGCTTTTGTTGCATGGGCCGGATTGTGCCCTGGAAATAATGAAAGCGCAGGTAAAAGGAAAAGTGGCCGGAACGCGGTTCGAAATCATCCATTCAAAACGATTTTAGTCCAAGTCGCTTGGGCCGCGATCAAGACGAAGGGCTCATATTACAAAGCCAAGTATTATAAACTCAAATCCAGACGAGGTGCCAAAAAAGCGATTGTTGCCATAGCACATAGAATTGCAAAAGCCATTTACAACATCATCAAAAATGGAGACAGATATAAAGACCTCGGAGAAGAATACTTAAGCAAGCCCAACAAGCAAAGGATGTTGAAAAATTTGGCAAAAAAGGCTGATGAGTTAGGGATGAAACTTGTACCGTGTGAAGGTTAA
- a CDS encoding AAA family ATPase has protein sequence MMKNGESPREFFDCEAHPFADTYRLKELYLGKQDAHFLRMARSLISSGKSFTLSGPSGTGKSTLVRYVLSQLDPNCYRPALVHYGGLLRNGFLKAIADVIGVDTNSRTVPLLLKLQKQITQVTPENRGLFPVFVIDDAHLMEKESLMDICSLMFNPHRQTVAASFILVGDETLEKKLQLQVMAPIKTRLTGNFKLDPLSDEESLEFMRFRLSKAKADENLFDADALSIMASHCRGNRRQIMNMGTILLSEAYFRQERTISTELIYTCDDILITE, from the coding sequence ATGATGAAAAATGGTGAATCACCCAGGGAATTCTTTGATTGTGAAGCGCATCCGTTTGCCGATACCTATCGTTTAAAAGAGCTTTATCTTGGTAAACAAGATGCCCATTTTTTGAGAATGGCTCGATCATTAATTTCCAGTGGCAAAAGCTTTACGCTTTCCGGGCCGTCGGGGACCGGAAAATCAACCTTGGTCCGTTATGTGTTATCACAACTTGATCCCAATTGTTACAGACCCGCGTTAGTCCACTATGGGGGGCTTTTGCGAAACGGTTTCTTAAAAGCGATTGCCGACGTGATTGGTGTGGATACCAACTCCCGGACAGTACCGTTATTATTAAAGTTGCAAAAACAGATCACACAGGTGACGCCCGAAAACCGTGGTCTGTTCCCGGTATTTGTTATTGACGATGCCCATTTAATGGAAAAAGAATCTTTGATGGATATCTGCTCCCTGATGTTTAATCCACATAGACAGACTGTTGCGGCAAGTTTTATTCTCGTCGGCGATGAAACCCTTGAAAAGAAACTGCAACTGCAGGTTATGGCACCAATCAAAACCCGTTTGACCGGTAATTTTAAGCTGGATCCCTTGAGCGATGAAGAAAGTCTTGAGTTTATGCGATTCAGGCTATCAAAAGCCAAGGCAGATGAGAACCTGTTTGATGCGGATGCCTTAAGTATTATGGCTTCCCACTGCCGTGGGAATCGTCGACAAATCATGAACATGGGGACCATACTTCTATCGGAGGCATATTTCAGACAGGAAAGAACCATAAGCACCGAGTTAATTTATACATGTGACGATATATTGATTACTGAGTGA
- a CDS encoding sigma 54-interacting transcriptional regulator, giving the protein MQKKILDIFNSLISSAREPLMLLDADLKIIKANHAFYMTFCAKQEETEGVLIYDLGNGQWNIPRLRELLEKILPEKTMFNDFEVEHSFDVIGPKIMHLNARRIYNDFKKVELILLAIEDVTKSEHYKRDLEDIVEKRSIQLVLEKQKTEHEKQLAEEALEEIKVLKKQLEDERAYLKDEIKLEHNHESIIGQSDGLKYVLFKVEQIAESDTTVMVLGETGTGKELVARAIHSFSSRKNRGLIKVNCAALPSNLIESELFGHEKGAFTGADRSHKGRFEIADNATLFLDEIGELPLELQSKLLRVIQDGEFERLGNSRTTKVDVRIIAATNRNLEEEVEKGRFRRDLWYRLNVFPITMPPLRERKEDIPLLTDFYINKISRRLGKQIKVIPKNVMNALLNYHWPGNVRELENVLERAVINSSSPKLHLADDLDKSYRHLSKDLKTLEAVERDYIIRVLEQTHWKVSGKNSAAQILGLNRSTLRARMRKLSVASPERRPFDSP; this is encoded by the coding sequence ATGCAAAAAAAAATTTTAGACATTTTCAATAGTCTTATCAGTTCAGCCCGTGAACCGCTTATGCTTCTTGATGCTGATTTGAAAATTATCAAAGCAAATCATGCTTTTTATATGACATTTTGTGCGAAGCAAGAAGAGACGGAAGGAGTTTTAATTTATGATCTTGGCAACGGGCAGTGGAATATCCCCAGACTCAGAGAATTACTTGAAAAGATCCTGCCTGAAAAGACCATGTTCAATGATTTTGAAGTGGAACATTCCTTTGATGTCATTGGGCCTAAAATTATGCATCTGAATGCCAGAAGAATTTATAACGATTTTAAAAAAGTGGAGCTGATTCTACTGGCTATTGAGGATGTGACTAAATCAGAACATTATAAGCGGGATCTTGAGGATATAGTGGAAAAAAGAAGCATCCAACTTGTTCTGGAAAAACAAAAGACCGAACATGAAAAACAACTTGCCGAAGAAGCCCTTGAGGAAATAAAAGTGCTGAAAAAGCAACTTGAAGATGAACGCGCGTATCTTAAAGATGAGATTAAGCTGGAACATAATCACGAGAGCATTATTGGTCAGAGTGACGGGCTTAAATATGTGCTCTTCAAGGTTGAGCAAATTGCAGAAAGTGATACAACCGTTATGGTTCTGGGTGAGACAGGCACAGGTAAGGAACTTGTGGCCCGTGCAATTCATAGTTTCAGCAGCCGGAAAAACCGGGGACTGATCAAAGTCAATTGTGCTGCATTGCCCTCAAATCTTATAGAGAGCGAGCTTTTCGGCCATGAAAAAGGGGCATTTACCGGTGCAGATCGCAGCCACAAGGGACGATTTGAAATTGCTGACAACGCCACCCTGTTTCTGGATGAAATCGGAGAACTGCCCCTGGAATTGCAGTCAAAGCTGCTCAGGGTAATTCAAGATGGTGAATTTGAACGGTTGGGTAATTCGCGCACCACTAAGGTGGATGTACGGATTATTGCCGCGACAAACCGAAATCTTGAGGAAGAAGTTGAAAAGGGGCGTTTCCGAAGAGATCTGTGGTATCGGCTCAATGTCTTTCCGATTACCATGCCGCCGCTGCGTGAAAGAAAAGAGGATATCCCCCTCCTTACTGATTTTTATATTAATAAAATCTCGCGGAGATTGGGTAAGCAAATCAAAGTGATTCCCAAAAATGTAATGAATGCCCTTTTAAACTATCACTGGCCGGGAAACGTTAGAGAGTTGGAAAATGTTCTTGAACGGGCAGTGATTAATTCATCAAGCCCCAAACTCCATCTGGCTGATGATCTTGATAAATCCTACAGGCATTTGAGCAAAGATTTAAAAACCCTGGAGGCGGTTGAACGCGATTATATCATCCGCGTGCTTGAACAGACCCACTGGAAAGTCAGCGGCAAGAACAGTGCGGCCCAGATTCTTGGCCTCAATCGCAGCACATTGCGTGCCCGCATGCGTAAACTCAGCGTTGCCTCCCCTGAGCGACGTCCTTTTGATTCCCCATGA
- a CDS encoding transposase translates to MGYSIQIKEAVLQKVLLGNKPHHEISQEFGVGRSTIGKWLRQYKESGNTTLKSKAKRPKDWSSEQRISALIETGTMTSEKCVAWCRKNGIFCHHLEQWRKDAISGMSNTADKKQGEKEKQYKKEISFLKRDLSRKEKALAETAALLVLKKKAQAIWGEAEED, encoded by the coding sequence ATGGGATATTCTATCCAAATCAAAGAAGCAGTGTTACAAAAGGTATTACTGGGCAACAAACCCCACCATGAGATCTCACAAGAATTCGGAGTTGGCCGATCAACAATCGGAAAATGGCTAAGACAATATAAAGAAAGCGGCAACACTACATTGAAATCAAAAGCAAAGCGCCCCAAAGACTGGTCTTCTGAGCAAAGAATTTCAGCACTTATAGAAACAGGAACTATGACTTCAGAAAAATGCGTTGCCTGGTGCCGTAAAAATGGAATTTTTTGCCATCACCTGGAGCAATGGAGAAAAGATGCCATTTCCGGTATGTCAAACACTGCAGATAAAAAGCAGGGTGAGAAGGAAAAACAATATAAAAAAGAAATATCCTTTTTAAAGCGCGACCTTTCCCGAAAAGAAAAAGCACTTGCAGAAACAGCGGCCTTGCTGGTTCTTAAAAAAAAAGCCCAGGCGATCTGGGGGGAGGCAGAGGAAGATTGA
- a CDS encoding antibiotic biosynthesis monooxygenase: protein MMIVRMILNVHPGKHLELLQTLLSLMEPVRKEPGCRSCCVFCDIDDKNRFALIEEWKTPKEMDNHIQSLQFGVLLGTKTLLSEPPRIRIHTVSQTWGMDAVQALRRKKG from the coding sequence ATGATGATTGTCAGAATGATTCTCAACGTACATCCGGGAAAACATCTGGAACTGCTGCAAACCCTTCTCTCCTTGATGGAACCGGTGAGAAAGGAACCCGGCTGCAGAAGCTGTTGTGTCTTTTGCGACATTGACGATAAAAATCGGTTTGCATTGATAGAAGAATGGAAAACCCCAAAAGAGATGGACAATCACATCCAATCTCTTCAGTTCGGTGTGCTTCTGGGAACAAAAACACTGTTATCTGAACCGCCCCGGATTCGAATCCATACAGTTTCCCAGACCTGGGGAATGGATGCTGTCCAGGCGCTCAGGCGAAAAAAGGGCTGA
- a CDS encoding PAS domain-containing protein, translating into MNIKDNQPDSASELRCRAEKKIKQEIRPLDHLTTLSREEIGEVIHELEVHKIELEMQNDELCAAQKELEISRKRYFDLYNLAPVGYFVVNEKGFILDVNLIAATLLDQIQSDLINSPVSQFILKEDYYTYHRHWKILFETGEPQTVELQMLRNDKSLFWARLDFMIAENAGQRPVCQVTLTDISESKRLEYALKERIKKLNLLFRLSDLLEKPDISLNQILKSTVLLIPQAWQFPGITEACIELEGQIFQTEGFRRTQWMQTSNIVIQGKKAGQITVCYTENRPAFNEGPFSTEESYLLNVMVERLGHVIERVRLTEALKDSEMFLRTAINSITTPFAVINAIDYTVERANDAYGGKKVTGLKCHAVFRQRSTPCDGDDYPCPIHEVKRTGKPFFGEQLHYDDQGNLLSFEIFAFPVLDTNGQVVKIIKTQIDITTRKRIELKLQDKAAELEEMNAALTVLLKRRELDKDEIEQNIFANYKILLTPIIQNLKSTRTQEDQREIIKILELRLKNILSPFSKKLSDKLINLTPTEIHVAQLIKSGKSNKEISQMLNCSFHTVARHRDNIRAKINLKNKKINLRSFLLSLD; encoded by the coding sequence TTGAATATCAAGGATAACCAACCCGATAGTGCCTCTGAACTGAGATGCAGGGCTGAAAAAAAAATCAAACAAGAAATAAGACCGTTAGACCATTTGACAACCTTGTCACGCGAAGAAATCGGTGAAGTGATTCACGAGCTGGAGGTGCACAAGATTGAGCTGGAAATGCAAAATGATGAACTATGTGCGGCCCAAAAGGAACTGGAGATCTCCCGCAAGCGTTATTTCGACCTTTATAATCTCGCACCGGTTGGCTATTTTGTTGTTAATGAAAAGGGATTCATCCTGGATGTCAATCTCATTGCCGCCACCCTGCTCGACCAGATCCAAAGTGACCTGATCAACAGTCCGGTCTCTCAGTTTATATTAAAGGAAGATTATTATACATACCACCGCCACTGGAAAATACTTTTTGAAACCGGTGAGCCCCAGACAGTTGAACTGCAAATGCTAAGAAATGACAAATCGCTGTTCTGGGCGCGGCTGGATTTTATGATTGCGGAGAACGCCGGGCAACGTCCCGTCTGCCAGGTTACCCTTACTGACATCAGCGAGTCCAAGCGTTTAGAGTATGCATTAAAAGAACGGATCAAGAAATTGAATCTTTTATTCCGTCTTTCCGACCTGTTGGAGAAACCGGATATCAGTTTAAACCAGATATTGAAATCAACAGTTCTGCTGATTCCCCAGGCGTGGCAATTCCCCGGGATCACGGAAGCTTGCATTGAGCTGGAAGGGCAGATCTTTCAGACTGAGGGCTTTAGGAGAACGCAATGGATGCAGACGAGTAATATTGTCATTCAGGGAAAGAAGGCGGGGCAGATAACGGTGTGCTATACAGAGAATCGGCCGGCATTTAATGAAGGGCCGTTTTCGACAGAAGAGTCTTATTTGCTCAATGTCATGGTGGAAAGGTTGGGACATGTCATAGAGCGAGTCCGGTTGACAGAGGCATTGAAGGATAGCGAGATGTTCCTGAGAACAGCCATTAATTCGATAACAACCCCGTTTGCCGTTATAAACGCAATCGACTATACCGTTGAACGAGCCAATGATGCTTACGGCGGAAAAAAAGTGACAGGGCTCAAATGTCATGCAGTTTTCCGCCAGCGGAGTACGCCTTGTGACGGTGATGACTATCCATGCCCAATACATGAAGTCAAGCGAACTGGAAAACCCTTTTTTGGAGAACAGTTACATTACGATGATCAGGGAAATCTGCTCAGCTTCGAAATATTTGCCTTCCCGGTATTGGACACAAACGGACAAGTCGTCAAAATTATAAAAACCCAGATCGATATTACTACTCGCAAGCGAATTGAGCTAAAATTACAAGACAAGGCTGCTGAACTCGAAGAGATGAATGCCGCATTGACAGTGCTGCTGAAAAGAAGAGAACTGGATAAAGACGAAATTGAACAAAATATATTCGCCAACTATAAAATACTGCTTACCCCCATTATTCAAAATCTGAAAAGCACACGGACACAAGAAGATCAGCGAGAAATAATCAAGATTCTGGAATTGCGTTTAAAAAATATCCTTTCCCCGTTTTCAAAAAAATTATCAGATAAGCTGATAAATTTAACCCCTACGGAAATTCATGTGGCCCAGCTTATTAAATCGGGAAAATCCAACAAAGAAATATCACAAATGCTGAACTGCTCTTTTCACACTGTCGCTCGCCACCGGGATAATATCCGGGCAAAAATAAACCTGAAAAACAAGAAAATAAATCTTCGGTCATTCCTGTTGTCCCTCGATTAA
- a CDS encoding IS3 family transposase, giving the protein MLILISEACQAGASKSKAAQLLGLTVRTIQRWKKQGTTDKRKGSRAVPANKLSVEEQDNIVNVLKSPEYADFSPNQIVPKLADQGIYMGSESTMYRILRTLKMNEHRQASNPVHRHSPETFTACGPDQIWSWDITYLRSSVKGQFYYLYMVMDLYSRKAVACQVYESESGEFASDLITDACIREKISKKQIILHSDNGSPMKSATMLAKLQDLGVMPSFSRPSVSNDNPFSESLFRTMKYRPNYPEKPFENVIEARVWADEFVTWYNTVHLHSSINFVTPDDRHRGKDVQILENRHKVYLDARLKNPERWSKGTRDWEPITTVSLKKFKRLKPEISAEKKTV; this is encoded by the coding sequence GTGTTAATCTTGATATCTGAGGCCTGCCAAGCCGGCGCCAGTAAAAGTAAGGCTGCACAATTATTGGGATTAACAGTGCGAACGATTCAGCGCTGGAAAAAGCAGGGGACAACAGATAAACGTAAGGGTTCTCGTGCCGTTCCTGCCAATAAGTTGTCGGTTGAAGAGCAAGATAACATTGTCAATGTATTGAAATCTCCGGAATATGCAGATTTTAGCCCAAATCAAATCGTTCCAAAGCTTGCTGACCAGGGTATATATATGGGATCTGAGTCTACAATGTATCGAATTCTGAGAACGCTGAAGATGAACGAGCACCGTCAGGCAAGCAATCCAGTGCATAGACATAGCCCGGAAACATTCACGGCATGTGGCCCTGATCAGATATGGTCCTGGGATATTACATATTTGCGTTCATCGGTGAAAGGTCAATTCTATTACCTTTATATGGTGATGGATCTATACAGCCGGAAAGCTGTTGCCTGCCAGGTTTATGAATCGGAGTCCGGAGAATTTGCCTCAGATTTGATAACAGATGCCTGCATTCGTGAAAAGATTTCAAAAAAACAGATTATTTTGCATTCTGATAACGGATCACCAATGAAATCAGCAACTATGTTGGCCAAACTGCAGGACTTAGGGGTCATGCCCTCCTTTAGCCGGCCCAGTGTCAGCAATGATAACCCTTTTTCAGAATCATTGTTTAGAACAATGAAATACAGGCCAAATTATCCAGAAAAACCATTTGAAAATGTAATTGAAGCAAGAGTTTGGGCAGATGAGTTTGTAACTTGGTATAATACCGTGCATCTCCATAGCAGTATCAATTTTGTTACCCCTGATGACAGACACCGTGGAAAAGATGTTCAAATTCTCGAGAATCGGCATAAAGTGTACCTGGATGCCCGGTTAAAGAATCCTGAAAGGTGGTCCAAGGGTACAAGAGACTGGGAGCCAATTACAACAGTAAGTTTGAAAAAATTCAAACGGTTAAAGCCTGAAATCTCTGCTGAGAAAAAGACTGTTTGA